In Perognathus longimembris pacificus isolate PPM17 chromosome 3, ASM2315922v1, whole genome shotgun sequence, a single window of DNA contains:
- the Stap2 gene encoding signal-transducing adaptor protein 2 isoform X2, producing the protein MASAPGPPRVPKPKGVPPSHYYESFLEKKGPRDQEYKKFWAGLQGLTICFYNSNRDFQPLEKLDLRTFVKLTDSIPHVSSRDSGIHFTLTLRTQDVKFKAESLESREMWKGCILTVVELRVPTNLNLLPGHLYMMAGVLAKEEARRTCEVPSCFLKVSRLEAQLLLERYPECGNLLLRPSGDGTEGGFSVTTRQMLNGVPVVRHYKVKPGDPKYVIDVEDPFPCASLDAVVNYFVSQTKRALVPFLLDEDYEKVLGYVDADKENGESLWVAPSAPGPGPVIPASIPKPPPPVPVPVSSQDKLPPIPPLPPPPIEDENYVVPIEDTPAVEYVNQDVSSCSRPAILKPKKLAKLPVKPPKPPITPKPVVKSVPARNLVGSSPQALVLATRLGDVTAELEEKLQKRRALEQ; encoded by the exons ATGGCCTCTGCCCCGGGCCCACCCCGCGTCCCCAAGCCCAAAGGAGTCCCGCCTTCACACTACTACGAGAGCTTTCTAGAGAAAAAGGGGCCCCGAGATCAG GAATACAAGAAGTTCTGGGCGGGTCTCCAGGGTCTTACCATCTGCTTTTACAACAGCAATCGGGACTTCCAG CCTCTGGAGAAGCTAGACCTGAGAACATTTgtgaagctcacagacagcattCCCCATGTAAGCTCCCGAGATTCTGGCATCCACTTCACTCTGACCCTCAGGACCCAAGATGTCAAGTTCAAG GCAGAGAGCCTGGAGTCCCGGGAGATGTGGAAAGGCTGTATTTTGACAGTGGTGGAG CTCCGTGTCCCCACCAACCTTAACTTGCTGCCTGGACATCTATACATGATGGCTGGAGTCCTGGCTAAGGAGGAGGCACGCCGCACATGCGAGGTGCCCTC GTGCTTCTTGAAGGTCAGCCGGCTGGAGGCACAGCTGCTCCTGGAGCGCTACCCTGAGTGCGGGAACCTGCTGTTGCGGCCCAGCGGGGATGGAACAGAGGGTGGCTTTTCGGTCACGACCAGACAGATGCTCAACGG GGTGCCGGTGGTCCGGCACTACAAGGTGAAGCCGGGGGACCCCAAGTACGTGATCGACGTGGAGGACCCG TTCCCCTGCGCCTCGCTGGATGCGGTGGTCAACTACTTCGTGTCCCAGACCAAGAGGGCGCTGGTGCCCTTTCTGCTGGACGAGGACTACGAGAAGGTGCTAG GCTACGTGGACGCGGATAAGGAGAACGGCGAGAGTCTGTGGGTTGCGCCCTCCGCCCCGGGCCCAG GTCCTGTAATCCCTGCAAGTATCCCAAAGCCACCACCTCCTGTGCCGGTGCCTGTGTCCAGCCAGGACAAGctgccccccatccctcccctgcccccacccccaatcgAGGATGAGAACTATGTGGTCCCCATTGAAGACACCCCAGCTGTGGAATACGTCAATCAGGACG TGTCTTCCTGCAGCAGGCCTGCCATCCTGAAGCCCAAGAAATTGGCCAAGCTTCCTGTAAAGCCTCCAAAGCCACCCATCACCCCCAAGCCAG TTGTCAAGAGTGTCCCTGCCAGGAACCTGGTAGGCAGCTCACCCCAGGCTCTCGTCCTTGCCACAA GGCTGGGGGATGTGACAGCAGAGTTAGAGGAGAAGCTGCAGAAGAGACGTGCGCTGGAGCAATGA
- the Stap2 gene encoding signal-transducing adaptor protein 2 isoform X3, producing the protein MASAPGPPRVPKPKGVPPSHYYESFLEKKGPRDQEYKKFWAGLQGLTICFYNSNRDFQPLEKLDLRTFVKLTDSIPHVSSRDSGIHFTLTLRTQDVKFKAESLESREMWKGCILTVVELRVPTNLNLLPGHLYMMAGVLAKEEARRTCEVPSCFLKVSRLEAQLLLERYPECGNLLLRPSGDGTEGGFSVTTRQMLNGVPVVRHYKVKPGDPKYVIDVEDPFPCASLDAVVNYFVSQTKRALVPFLLDEDYEKVLGPVIPASIPKPPPPVPVPVSSQDKLPPIPPLPPPPIEDENYVVPIEDTPAVEYVNQDVSSCSRPAILKPKKLAKLPVKPPKPPITPKPEPKVVKSVPARNLVGSSPQALVLATRLGDVTAELEEKLQKRRALEQ; encoded by the exons ATGGCCTCTGCCCCGGGCCCACCCCGCGTCCCCAAGCCCAAAGGAGTCCCGCCTTCACACTACTACGAGAGCTTTCTAGAGAAAAAGGGGCCCCGAGATCAG GAATACAAGAAGTTCTGGGCGGGTCTCCAGGGTCTTACCATCTGCTTTTACAACAGCAATCGGGACTTCCAG CCTCTGGAGAAGCTAGACCTGAGAACATTTgtgaagctcacagacagcattCCCCATGTAAGCTCCCGAGATTCTGGCATCCACTTCACTCTGACCCTCAGGACCCAAGATGTCAAGTTCAAG GCAGAGAGCCTGGAGTCCCGGGAGATGTGGAAAGGCTGTATTTTGACAGTGGTGGAG CTCCGTGTCCCCACCAACCTTAACTTGCTGCCTGGACATCTATACATGATGGCTGGAGTCCTGGCTAAGGAGGAGGCACGCCGCACATGCGAGGTGCCCTC GTGCTTCTTGAAGGTCAGCCGGCTGGAGGCACAGCTGCTCCTGGAGCGCTACCCTGAGTGCGGGAACCTGCTGTTGCGGCCCAGCGGGGATGGAACAGAGGGTGGCTTTTCGGTCACGACCAGACAGATGCTCAACGG GGTGCCGGTGGTCCGGCACTACAAGGTGAAGCCGGGGGACCCCAAGTACGTGATCGACGTGGAGGACCCG TTCCCCTGCGCCTCGCTGGATGCGGTGGTCAACTACTTCGTGTCCCAGACCAAGAGGGCGCTGGTGCCCTTTCTGCTGGACGAGGACTACGAGAAGGTGCTAG GTCCTGTAATCCCTGCAAGTATCCCAAAGCCACCACCTCCTGTGCCGGTGCCTGTGTCCAGCCAGGACAAGctgccccccatccctcccctgcccccacccccaatcgAGGATGAGAACTATGTGGTCCCCATTGAAGACACCCCAGCTGTGGAATACGTCAATCAGGACG TGTCTTCCTGCAGCAGGCCTGCCATCCTGAAGCCCAAGAAATTGGCCAAGCTTCCTGTAAAGCCTCCAAAGCCACCCATCACCCCCAAGCCAG aacccAAAGTTGTCAAGAGTGTCCCTGCCAGGAACCTGGTAGGCAGCTCACCCCAGGCTCTCGTCCTTGCCACAA GGCTGGGGGATGTGACAGCAGAGTTAGAGGAGAAGCTGCAGAAGAGACGTGCGCTGGAGCAATGA
- the Stap2 gene encoding signal-transducing adaptor protein 2 isoform X1, protein MASAPGPPRVPKPKGVPPSHYYESFLEKKGPRDQEYKKFWAGLQGLTICFYNSNRDFQPLEKLDLRTFVKLTDSIPHVSSRDSGIHFTLTLRTQDVKFKAESLESREMWKGCILTVVELRVPTNLNLLPGHLYMMAGVLAKEEARRTCEVPSCFLKVSRLEAQLLLERYPECGNLLLRPSGDGTEGGFSVTTRQMLNGVPVVRHYKVKPGDPKYVIDVEDPFPCASLDAVVNYFVSQTKRALVPFLLDEDYEKVLGYVDADKENGESLWVAPSAPGPGPVIPASIPKPPPPVPVPVSSQDKLPPIPPLPPPPIEDENYVVPIEDTPAVEYVNQDVSSCSRPAILKPKKLAKLPVKPPKPPITPKPEPKVVKSVPARNLVGSSPQALVLATRLGDVTAELEEKLQKRRALEQ, encoded by the exons ATGGCCTCTGCCCCGGGCCCACCCCGCGTCCCCAAGCCCAAAGGAGTCCCGCCTTCACACTACTACGAGAGCTTTCTAGAGAAAAAGGGGCCCCGAGATCAG GAATACAAGAAGTTCTGGGCGGGTCTCCAGGGTCTTACCATCTGCTTTTACAACAGCAATCGGGACTTCCAG CCTCTGGAGAAGCTAGACCTGAGAACATTTgtgaagctcacagacagcattCCCCATGTAAGCTCCCGAGATTCTGGCATCCACTTCACTCTGACCCTCAGGACCCAAGATGTCAAGTTCAAG GCAGAGAGCCTGGAGTCCCGGGAGATGTGGAAAGGCTGTATTTTGACAGTGGTGGAG CTCCGTGTCCCCACCAACCTTAACTTGCTGCCTGGACATCTATACATGATGGCTGGAGTCCTGGCTAAGGAGGAGGCACGCCGCACATGCGAGGTGCCCTC GTGCTTCTTGAAGGTCAGCCGGCTGGAGGCACAGCTGCTCCTGGAGCGCTACCCTGAGTGCGGGAACCTGCTGTTGCGGCCCAGCGGGGATGGAACAGAGGGTGGCTTTTCGGTCACGACCAGACAGATGCTCAACGG GGTGCCGGTGGTCCGGCACTACAAGGTGAAGCCGGGGGACCCCAAGTACGTGATCGACGTGGAGGACCCG TTCCCCTGCGCCTCGCTGGATGCGGTGGTCAACTACTTCGTGTCCCAGACCAAGAGGGCGCTGGTGCCCTTTCTGCTGGACGAGGACTACGAGAAGGTGCTAG GCTACGTGGACGCGGATAAGGAGAACGGCGAGAGTCTGTGGGTTGCGCCCTCCGCCCCGGGCCCAG GTCCTGTAATCCCTGCAAGTATCCCAAAGCCACCACCTCCTGTGCCGGTGCCTGTGTCCAGCCAGGACAAGctgccccccatccctcccctgcccccacccccaatcgAGGATGAGAACTATGTGGTCCCCATTGAAGACACCCCAGCTGTGGAATACGTCAATCAGGACG TGTCTTCCTGCAGCAGGCCTGCCATCCTGAAGCCCAAGAAATTGGCCAAGCTTCCTGTAAAGCCTCCAAAGCCACCCATCACCCCCAAGCCAG aacccAAAGTTGTCAAGAGTGTCCCTGCCAGGAACCTGGTAGGCAGCTCACCCCAGGCTCTCGTCCTTGCCACAA GGCTGGGGGATGTGACAGCAGAGTTAGAGGAGAAGCTGCAGAAGAGACGTGCGCTGGAGCAATGA
- the Fsd1 gene encoding fibronectin type III and SPRY domain-containing protein 1 isoform X2 encodes MEDQREALRKIITTLAMKNEEIQSFIYSLKQMLLNVEANSAKVQEDLEAEFQSLLSVLEELKEGMLMKIKQDRASRTYELQNQLAACTRALESSEELLETANQTLQTMDSEDFPQAAKQVKDGVTMAPAFRLSLKAKVSDNMSHLMVDFAQERQMLQALKFLPVPSAPVIDLAESLVADNCVTLVWRMPDEDSKIDHYVLEYRRTNFEGPPRLKEDQPWMVIEGIRQTEYTLTGLKFDMKYMNFRVKACNKAVAGEFSEPVTLETAAFMFRLDASTSHQNLRVDNLSVEWDAMGGKVQDIKAREKDGKGGTPSPKRVPSSRGGRDRFTAESYTVLGDTMIDGGEHYWEVRYEPDSKAFGVGVAYRSLGRFEQLGKTAASWCLHVNNWLQVSFTAKHANKVKVLDAPVPDCLGVHCDFHQGLLSFYNARTKQLLHTFKAKFTQPLLPAFTVWCGSFQVTTGLQVPSSVRCLQKRGSATSSSNTSLT; translated from the exons ATGGAAGACCAAAGG GAGGCTCTTCGGAAGATCATCACTACACTAGCAATGAAGAATGAAGAAATCCAGAGCTTTATCTACTCACTCAAGCAAATGCTGCTGAATGTGGAG GCAAACTCAGCCAAGGTGCAGGAGGACTTGGAAGCGGAGTTCCAGTCTTTACTGTCTGTCCTAGAGGAACTGAAGGAGGGCATGCTCATGAAGATTAAACAGGACCGTGCCAGCCGCACCTACGAGCTGCAG AACCAACTGGCCGCCTGCACACGGGCCCTGGAGAGCTCTGAGGAGCTGCTGGAGACTGCCAACCAGACACTACAGACCATGGACAGTGAGGACTTCCCTCAG GCTGCCAAGCAAGTCAAAGATGG CGTGACTATGGCCCCTGCCTTCCGGCTTTCACTAAAGGCCAAGGTCAGCGACAACATGAGTCACCTCATGGTGGACTTTGCACAGGAGCGGCAGATGCTGCAGGCACTCAAGTTCCTGCCTG TGCCCAGTGCCCCCGTGATTGACTTGGCCGAATCTCTGGTGGCAGACAACTGTGTGACCCTGGTATGGCGCATGCCAGATGAGGACAGCAAGATCGACCACTATGTGCTGGAGTACCGAAGGACCAACTTCGAGGGCCCGCCTCGCCTCAAGGAGGACCAGCCCTGGATGGTCATCGAGGGCATCCGACAGACAGAATACACCTTGACAG GTCTCAAGTTTGACATGAAATACATGAACTTTCGGGTAAAGGCCTGTAACAAGGCAGTTGCAGGCGAATTCTCAGAGCCAGTGACCTTGGAAACAGCAG CGTTCATGTTCCGCCTGGACGCATCCACGTCCCACCAGAACCTGCGGGTGGACAACCTCTCCGTGGAATGGGACGCCATGGGAGGGAAAGTGCAAGACATCAAGGCCCGCGAGAAAGATGGCAAGGG aGGTACTCCATCGCCTAAGAGGGTACCCTCCAGCCGTGGGGGCCGGGACCGCTTCACAGCAGAGTCCTACACAGTGCTAG GGGACACGATGATTGATGGTGGGGAGCATTACTGGGAGGTGCGCTATGAACCGGACAGCAAGGCGTTTGGTGTGGGCGTGGCCTACCGCAGCCTGGGCCGCTTTGAGCAGCTGGGCAAGACGGCAGCGTCCTGGTGTCTCCACGTCAACAACTGGCTGCAGGTCAGCTTCACGGCCAAGCACGCCAACAAGGTCAAGGTGCTGGATGCCCCCGTGCCCGACTGCCTGGGTGTGCACTGTGACTTCCATCAAG gtctcCTATCCTTCTACAACGCCCGCACTAAACAACTGCTGCACACTTTCAAGGCCAAGTTCACGCAGCCGCTGCTGCCGGCCTTCACG gtGTGGTGCGGCAGCTTCCAGGTGACCACTGGCCTGCAGGTCCCCAGCTCCGTGCGCTGCCTACAGAAACGGGGCAGCGCCACCAGCAGCTCCAACACCAGTCTCACTTAG
- the Fsd1 gene encoding fibronectin type III and SPRY domain-containing protein 1 isoform X1: protein MEDQREALRKIITTLAMKNEEIQSFIYSLKQMLLNVEANSAKVQEDLEAEFQSLLSVLEELKEGMLMKIKQDRASRTYELQNQLAACTRALESSEELLETANQTLQTMDSEDFPQAAKQVKDGVTMAPAFRLSLKAKVSDNMSHLMVDFAQERQMLQALKFLPVPSAPVIDLAESLVADNCVTLVWRMPDEDSKIDHYVLEYRRTNFEGPPRLKEDQPWMVIEGIRQTEYTLTGLKFDMKYMNFRVKACNKAVAGEFSEPVTLETAAFMFRLDASTSHQNLRVDNLSVEWDAMGGKVQDIKAREKDGKGRTASPVNSPARGTPSPKRVPSSRGGRDRFTAESYTVLGDTMIDGGEHYWEVRYEPDSKAFGVGVAYRSLGRFEQLGKTAASWCLHVNNWLQVSFTAKHANKVKVLDAPVPDCLGVHCDFHQGLLSFYNARTKQLLHTFKAKFTQPLLPAFTVWCGSFQVTTGLQVPSSVRCLQKRGSATSSSNTSLT from the exons ATGGAAGACCAAAGG GAGGCTCTTCGGAAGATCATCACTACACTAGCAATGAAGAATGAAGAAATCCAGAGCTTTATCTACTCACTCAAGCAAATGCTGCTGAATGTGGAG GCAAACTCAGCCAAGGTGCAGGAGGACTTGGAAGCGGAGTTCCAGTCTTTACTGTCTGTCCTAGAGGAACTGAAGGAGGGCATGCTCATGAAGATTAAACAGGACCGTGCCAGCCGCACCTACGAGCTGCAG AACCAACTGGCCGCCTGCACACGGGCCCTGGAGAGCTCTGAGGAGCTGCTGGAGACTGCCAACCAGACACTACAGACCATGGACAGTGAGGACTTCCCTCAG GCTGCCAAGCAAGTCAAAGATGG CGTGACTATGGCCCCTGCCTTCCGGCTTTCACTAAAGGCCAAGGTCAGCGACAACATGAGTCACCTCATGGTGGACTTTGCACAGGAGCGGCAGATGCTGCAGGCACTCAAGTTCCTGCCTG TGCCCAGTGCCCCCGTGATTGACTTGGCCGAATCTCTGGTGGCAGACAACTGTGTGACCCTGGTATGGCGCATGCCAGATGAGGACAGCAAGATCGACCACTATGTGCTGGAGTACCGAAGGACCAACTTCGAGGGCCCGCCTCGCCTCAAGGAGGACCAGCCCTGGATGGTCATCGAGGGCATCCGACAGACAGAATACACCTTGACAG GTCTCAAGTTTGACATGAAATACATGAACTTTCGGGTAAAGGCCTGTAACAAGGCAGTTGCAGGCGAATTCTCAGAGCCAGTGACCTTGGAAACAGCAG CGTTCATGTTCCGCCTGGACGCATCCACGTCCCACCAGAACCTGCGGGTGGACAACCTCTCCGTGGAATGGGACGCCATGGGAGGGAAAGTGCAAGACATCAAGGCCCGCGAGAAAGATGGCAAGGGGCGGACGGCTTCTCCTGTCAACTCCCCAGCCAG aGGTACTCCATCGCCTAAGAGGGTACCCTCCAGCCGTGGGGGCCGGGACCGCTTCACAGCAGAGTCCTACACAGTGCTAG GGGACACGATGATTGATGGTGGGGAGCATTACTGGGAGGTGCGCTATGAACCGGACAGCAAGGCGTTTGGTGTGGGCGTGGCCTACCGCAGCCTGGGCCGCTTTGAGCAGCTGGGCAAGACGGCAGCGTCCTGGTGTCTCCACGTCAACAACTGGCTGCAGGTCAGCTTCACGGCCAAGCACGCCAACAAGGTCAAGGTGCTGGATGCCCCCGTGCCCGACTGCCTGGGTGTGCACTGTGACTTCCATCAAG gtctcCTATCCTTCTACAACGCCCGCACTAAACAACTGCTGCACACTTTCAAGGCCAAGTTCACGCAGCCGCTGCTGCCGGCCTTCACG gtGTGGTGCGGCAGCTTCCAGGTGACCACTGGCCTGCAGGTCCCCAGCTCCGTGCGCTGCCTACAGAAACGGGGCAGCGCCACCAGCAGCTCCAACACCAGTCTCACTTAG